Proteins encoded in a region of the Lepeophtheirus salmonis chromosome 6, UVic_Lsal_1.4, whole genome shotgun sequence genome:
- the Mbs gene encoding uncharacterized protein Mbs isoform X6, whose protein sequence is MVEFLVERGADVNRGDNEGWTPLHATASCGFLSIAKYLLEHKCNVAAVNNDGELAIDISESDEMEELLQNEIDTRSIDCDASRVVEECMMFEDATKWVESDKFGDVPHQKTGATSLHVAAAKGYIKVIGLLLECNAPINIQDYDGWTPLHAAAHWSQREAIDLLCKNHADMDIKNYVGQTCFDVADPDVLKFLEDLKRKQASMQKDRPDFRNLANRPSTTTTSSLAHSGGRRSINLVTNNNNNNIVNSNNRNIKIIADDNSDRSSITRLSIDDKELRLKKDSSYERDSLRGSSLVSETIQESNKSNAESDSDVGRKNRANLSDNNSLPKITLSKDDSSNKVPGYSPPHPAESDKKKPISSSPSESSDDVHPWRRPVSLRSRPVSSTLNSKKDDSSDSEVPLRRIHSFESDEKFYTRLTELREKIRSNHTSSEAASSSSSSNISNPSSTSNEQTPPYRSTTTTTSTNSSSSYRYLNTTPCSSSSSSTTNFSSLPRTYGYHRNLPSLPECSKYSPTNAGSSGSLIRSSSLRDNSVAYTPVPFRQSTQEDESPPSTSQLNTLNNNNIDNNILNDNNNNNQNNSNNFNNHNNNKNNTRLQRRHQNMSTDDDDVSSSKSHTSSSTETPALISDKKINDFTSPHSRPTTLSVGRSLLWKRYEPDGGNRVKSDSSLANNSLSSKHQPPQSHVRSVVDEKMNSSVPSTKEDDHPSMNDKSTLGSVFKNFFKSFVPPVRDEESETQRKAHAKRVRETRRSTQGVTLEDLKSAEQLVKKKQQQENQIRTSELQQLAAAASGGVGSTATTTVTTSATLVTSGGSSPASTPSSTSSAYDRKPSWRLRSSEGANDRNRFRLEDAGPSETLNALRKSSKIEGKGPPPLPSSDPPPLSSPGSKDGGTSVLSSSITTPTGTQKVIQRRKKPKRRSTGVVHLDIGDLDNEEEGDESETEDEMEAAPSLTLASLEREVNGLQVAAEEDEKLIVLRKDDLNSLLTAKPTLLIGKELNLSGDAKTSSFGGGASGNNPSSSSNNKYLHPNNAHQPTSGYHNKSMEKDSHNGGDIDYKKLWEESQLDNSRLRDELSKSEDTRGRLEGALHSASKPQMSETEKREKRALEKKLSEMEEELKQLQKFKAENERLKSENRALSRVVSKLTSSPAAATSSPSTKSSSALSKSSYGNF, encoded by the exons ATGGTTGAATTCCTTGTTGAGAGAGGTGCTGACGTAAATCGAGGTGATAACGAAGGATGGACCCCTCTTCATGCGACAGCTTCTTGCGGATTTCTTAGCATTGCAAA GTACTTATTAGAACACAAATGTAATGTAGCAGCAGTGAACAATGACGGAGAGTTGGCCATCGATATATCTGAATCAGATGAAATGGAGGAATTACTCCAAAACGAAATTGACACTCGAAGCATCGATTGTGATGCATCTCGCGTCGTAGAAGAGTGTATGATGTTTGAAGATGCCACTAAATGGGTTGAATCTGATAAATTTGGAGATGTGCCTCATCAAAAGACAGGTGCTACATCTCTTCATGTTGCCGCTGCCAAAGGCTATATTAAAGTTATAGG GTTACTACTCGAATGTAACGCTCCGATCAACATTCAGGATTATGATGGGTGGACACCATTACATGCAGCAGCACATTGGTCTCAAAGAGAAGCCATTGATTTATTATGCAAGAATCACGCTGATATGGATATTAAAAACTACGTCGGGCAGACTTGTTTTGATGTTGCTGACCCTGATGTCTTAAAATTTCTGGAAgacttgaaaagaaaacaagCTTCTATGCAAAAAGATCGTCCTGATTTCAGAAACCTGGCCAACCGTCCATCAACTACTACCACGTCCAGCCTTGCCCATTCAGGAGGGAGGAGGAG CATCAATCTCGTcacaaacaacaacaacaacaacatcgTTAATTCTAATAACcgaaatattaagataattgcTGATGATAATAGTGATAG GTCCTCCATTACACGGCTTTCAATTGATGATAAGGAACTCAGATTAAAGAAAGATTCGAGTTATGAAAGGGATTCACTTAGAGGATCATCCCTTGTCTCAGAAACTATTCAAGAATCAAATAAATCCAATGCAGAGTCAGATTCAGATGTTG GTCGTAAAAACCGAGCAAATCTATCTGATAATAACAGCCtcccaaaaattacattatctAAAGATGATTCCTCTAATAAAGTTCCAGGCTATTCTCCGCCCCATCCAGCTGAATCTGATAAGAAAAAACCTATATCTTCCTCTCCTTCTGAATCTTCAGACGATGTTCATCCATGGAGACGACCAGTTTCCCTCCGATCTCGTCCAGTTTCTTCAACATTAAACAGCAAAAAGGATGATAGTTCTGATTCAGAAGTTCCGCTTCGAAGAATTCATAGTTTTGAATCGGATGAGAA attttacaCAAGACTAACGgaattaagagaaaaaattcGTTCAAATCATACCTCCTCCGAAGCAGCATCATCTAGCAGCAGCAGCAACATCAGCAATCCGTCATCAACCTCAAATGAGCAAACTCCTCCTTACAGATCTACAACTACTACTACTTCTACTAATAGCAGTAGTAGTTACCGGTATCTAAACACAACCCCTTGTTCTAGTTCTAGTTCCTCAACTACAAATTTTTCGTCTTTGCCACGCACGTATGGCTATCATCGTAACCTTCCTTCATTACCTGAATGTTCTAAATATAGCCCTACTAACGCCGGATCCTCAGGATCTCTGATTCGCTCTTCTTCCCTCCGTGATAATTCGGTTGCTTACACCCCTGTGCCTTTTCGCCAATCGACCCAAGAAGATGAATCTCCTCCTTCGACTAGTCAACTTAATACTCTTAACAACAACAATATCGACAATAACATTCTTAatgacaataacaataataatcaaaataatagtaataattttaataaccacaataataacaaaaacaacactCGATTGCAAAGACGACACCAAAATATGTCGACTGATGATGATGATGTCAGTTCTTCAAAAAGTCATACTAGTTCTAGTACTGAGACTCCTGCTTTAATatcagacaaaaaaatcaatgactTTACCTCTCCGCACTCACGACCAACGACACTTTCAGTTGGAAGAAGTCTTTTATG gaaaCGCTATGAACCAGATGGAGGAAACAGAGTAAAAAGCGATTCCTCGTTGGCAAATAACAGTCTATCATCAAAACATCAACCTCCTCAATCTCATGTCAGAAG TGttgttgatgaaaaaatgaactcCTCTGTACCATCTACTAAAGAAGACGATCATCCATCTATGAATGATAAATCAACGTTAGGCTCTGTCTTTAAAAACTTCTTTAA ATCTTTTGTGCCTCCAGTACGTGATGAAGAATCCGAGACACAAAGAAAGGCTCATGCTAAACGAGTTCGAGAGACCCGTCGTTCAACACAAGGAGTAACCTTAGAAGATTTGAAATCTGCCGAACAACTTGTCAAAAAGAAGCAACAACAAGAAAATCAAATACGAACGAGTGAACTTCAACAATTGGCTGCAGCAGCCTCAGGAGGAGTTGGTTCTACTGCAACAACAACCGTTACAACCTCTGCAACTTTAGTAACTTCAGGAGGTAGTTCCCCGGCTTCAACGCCATCTTCTACTTCTTCTGCTTATGATAGAAAACCGTCCTGGAGACTGAGATCATCCGAAGGTGCTAATGACAGGAATAGg TTCCGATTAGAAGATGCAGGTCCTAGCGAAACATTAAATGCGTTGAGGAAGTCCTCTAAAATTGAAGGAAAGGGCCCTCCTCCTTTACCTTCTTCTGATCCTCCACCTCTGTCATCACCTG GCTCAAAGGATGGTGGTACTAGCGTACTAAGCTCCTCGATTACTACTCCTACTGGAactcaaaaagttattcaacGACGCAAAAAACCTAAGCGAAGGTCCACTGGAGTTGTTCATTTAGATATTGGAGATCTCGATAATGAAGAAGAAGGAGACGAATCTGAAACGGAAGATGAGATGGAG GCTGCACCTTCCTTGACGCTGGCCTCATTAGAACGAGAAGTTAATGGATTACAAGTAGCGGCTgaagaagatgaaaaattaattgttctCAGAAAAGATGATTTAAATTCTCTGTTGACTGCTAAGCCTACTCTACTGATAGGAAAGGAACTT AATCTCTCAGGAGACGCAAAAACATCATCATTTGGTGGAGGAGCCTCTGGGAACAACCCTTCGTCTTCTTCCAACAACAAATATCTCCATCCTAATAACGCTCATCAACCAACTTCAGGTTACCATAATAAATCTATGGAAAAAGACAGTCATAACGGTGGGGACATTGACTACAAAAAG CTATGGGAAGAATCTCAATTGGATAATTCACGTTTGAGAGATGAGTTATCCAAGAGCGAGGATACGCGGGGACGTTTGGAAGGGGCTCTTCAT TCAGCATCTAAGCCCCAAATGTCTGAAActgaaaaaagagagaaaagagCTCTGGAAAAGAAACTATCCGAAATGGAGGAAGAACTTAAG CAATTGCAAAAGTTTAAGGCGGAAAATGAGAGATTAAAATCCGAAAATCGAGCCCTGAGTCGGGTTGTTTCAAAGCTGACTTCTTCTCCCGCTGCTGCGACTTCTTCTCCATCGACCAAGTCATCTTCCGCTCTATCCAAATCCTCTTAtggaaacttttaa
- the Mbs gene encoding uncharacterized protein Mbs isoform X4: MSIETRSNSALLKRAEQLKRWQESDTCRRSGEHRSTIKAKVQFTDGCVFLAACAASDKEEVRRLLARGADIDTANVDGLTALHQACIDDNLEMVEFLVERGADVNRGDNEGWTPLHATASCGFLSIAKYLLEHKCNVAAVNNDGELAIDISESDEMEELLQNEIDTRSIDCDASRVVEECMMFEDATKWVESDKFGDVPHQKTGATSLHVAAAKGYIKVIGLLLECNAPINIQDYDGWTPLHAAAHWSQREAIDLLCKNHADMDIKNYVGQTCFDVADPDVLKFLEDLKRKQASMQKDRPDFRNLANRPSTTTTSSLAHSGGRRRSSITRLSIDDKELRLKKDSSYERDSLRGSSLVSETIQESNKSNAESDSDVGRKNRANLSDNNSLPKITLSKDDSSNKVPGYSPPHPAESDKKKPISSSPSESSDDVHPWRRPVSLRSRPVSSTLNSKKDDSSDSEVPLRRIHSFESDEKFYTRLTELREKIRSNHTSSEAASSSSSSNISNPSSTSNEQTPPYRSTTTTTSTNSSSSYRYLNTTPCSSSSSSTTNFSSLPRTYGYHRNLPSLPECSKYSPTNAGSSGSLIRSSSLRDNSVAYTPVPFRQSTQEDESPPSTSQLNTLNNNNIDNNILNDNNNNNQNNSNNFNNHNNNKNNTRLQRRHQNMSTDDDDVSSSKSHTSSSTETPALISDKKINDFTSPHSRPTTLSVGRSLLWKRYEPDGGNRVKSDSSLANNSLSSKHQPPQSHVRRSFVPPVRDEESETQRKAHAKRVRETRRSTQGVTLEDLKSAEQLVKKKQQQENQIRTSELQQLAAAASGGVGSTATTTVTTSATLVTSGGSSPASTPSSTSSAYDRKPSWRLRSSEGANDRNRFRLEDAGPSETLNALRKSSKIEGKGPPPLPSSDPPPLSSPGSKDGGTSVLSSSITTPTGTQKVIQRRKKPKRRSTGVVHLDIGDLDNEEEGDESETEDEMEAAPSLTLASLEREVNGLQVAAEEDEKLIVLRKDDLNSLLTAKPTLLIGKELNLSGDAKTSSFGGGASGNNPSSSSNNKYLHPNNAHQPTSGYHNKSMEKDSHNGGDIDYKKLWEESQLDNSRLRDELSKSEDTRGRLEGALHSASKPQMSETEKREKRALEKKLSEMEEELKQLQKFKAENERLKSENRALSRVVSKLTSSPAAATSSPSTKSSSALSKSSYGNF, translated from the exons ATGTCGATCGAGACACGTAGTAATTCTGCGCTGTTGAAGCGAGCGGAGCAGCTAAAGCGGTGGCAAGAGAGCGATACATGTCGAAGGAGTGGAGAACATCGATCCACTATTAAAGCTAAAGTTCAGTTTACAGATGGTTGTGTCTTCCTCGCTGCATGTGCTGCTTCAGACAAGGAAGAAGTTCGGCGCTTGCTCGCTCGGGGGGCGGATATCGATACTGCCAACGTCGATGGACTCACTGCTTTGCATCAG GCTTGTATTGATGACAATCTGGAAATGGTTGAATTCCTTGTTGAGAGAGGTGCTGACGTAAATCGAGGTGATAACGAAGGATGGACCCCTCTTCATGCGACAGCTTCTTGCGGATTTCTTAGCATTGCAAA GTACTTATTAGAACACAAATGTAATGTAGCAGCAGTGAACAATGACGGAGAGTTGGCCATCGATATATCTGAATCAGATGAAATGGAGGAATTACTCCAAAACGAAATTGACACTCGAAGCATCGATTGTGATGCATCTCGCGTCGTAGAAGAGTGTATGATGTTTGAAGATGCCACTAAATGGGTTGAATCTGATAAATTTGGAGATGTGCCTCATCAAAAGACAGGTGCTACATCTCTTCATGTTGCCGCTGCCAAAGGCTATATTAAAGTTATAGG GTTACTACTCGAATGTAACGCTCCGATCAACATTCAGGATTATGATGGGTGGACACCATTACATGCAGCAGCACATTGGTCTCAAAGAGAAGCCATTGATTTATTATGCAAGAATCACGCTGATATGGATATTAAAAACTACGTCGGGCAGACTTGTTTTGATGTTGCTGACCCTGATGTCTTAAAATTTCTGGAAgacttgaaaagaaaacaagCTTCTATGCAAAAAGATCGTCCTGATTTCAGAAACCTGGCCAACCGTCCATCAACTACTACCACGTCCAGCCTTGCCCATTCAGGAGGGAGGAGGAG GTCCTCCATTACACGGCTTTCAATTGATGATAAGGAACTCAGATTAAAGAAAGATTCGAGTTATGAAAGGGATTCACTTAGAGGATCATCCCTTGTCTCAGAAACTATTCAAGAATCAAATAAATCCAATGCAGAGTCAGATTCAGATGTTG GTCGTAAAAACCGAGCAAATCTATCTGATAATAACAGCCtcccaaaaattacattatctAAAGATGATTCCTCTAATAAAGTTCCAGGCTATTCTCCGCCCCATCCAGCTGAATCTGATAAGAAAAAACCTATATCTTCCTCTCCTTCTGAATCTTCAGACGATGTTCATCCATGGAGACGACCAGTTTCCCTCCGATCTCGTCCAGTTTCTTCAACATTAAACAGCAAAAAGGATGATAGTTCTGATTCAGAAGTTCCGCTTCGAAGAATTCATAGTTTTGAATCGGATGAGAA attttacaCAAGACTAACGgaattaagagaaaaaattcGTTCAAATCATACCTCCTCCGAAGCAGCATCATCTAGCAGCAGCAGCAACATCAGCAATCCGTCATCAACCTCAAATGAGCAAACTCCTCCTTACAGATCTACAACTACTACTACTTCTACTAATAGCAGTAGTAGTTACCGGTATCTAAACACAACCCCTTGTTCTAGTTCTAGTTCCTCAACTACAAATTTTTCGTCTTTGCCACGCACGTATGGCTATCATCGTAACCTTCCTTCATTACCTGAATGTTCTAAATATAGCCCTACTAACGCCGGATCCTCAGGATCTCTGATTCGCTCTTCTTCCCTCCGTGATAATTCGGTTGCTTACACCCCTGTGCCTTTTCGCCAATCGACCCAAGAAGATGAATCTCCTCCTTCGACTAGTCAACTTAATACTCTTAACAACAACAATATCGACAATAACATTCTTAatgacaataacaataataatcaaaataatagtaataattttaataaccacaataataacaaaaacaacactCGATTGCAAAGACGACACCAAAATATGTCGACTGATGATGATGATGTCAGTTCTTCAAAAAGTCATACTAGTTCTAGTACTGAGACTCCTGCTTTAATatcagacaaaaaaatcaatgactTTACCTCTCCGCACTCACGACCAACGACACTTTCAGTTGGAAGAAGTCTTTTATG gaaaCGCTATGAACCAGATGGAGGAAACAGAGTAAAAAGCGATTCCTCGTTGGCAAATAACAGTCTATCATCAAAACATCAACCTCCTCAATCTCATGTCAGAAG ATCTTTTGTGCCTCCAGTACGTGATGAAGAATCCGAGACACAAAGAAAGGCTCATGCTAAACGAGTTCGAGAGACCCGTCGTTCAACACAAGGAGTAACCTTAGAAGATTTGAAATCTGCCGAACAACTTGTCAAAAAGAAGCAACAACAAGAAAATCAAATACGAACGAGTGAACTTCAACAATTGGCTGCAGCAGCCTCAGGAGGAGTTGGTTCTACTGCAACAACAACCGTTACAACCTCTGCAACTTTAGTAACTTCAGGAGGTAGTTCCCCGGCTTCAACGCCATCTTCTACTTCTTCTGCTTATGATAGAAAACCGTCCTGGAGACTGAGATCATCCGAAGGTGCTAATGACAGGAATAGg TTCCGATTAGAAGATGCAGGTCCTAGCGAAACATTAAATGCGTTGAGGAAGTCCTCTAAAATTGAAGGAAAGGGCCCTCCTCCTTTACCTTCTTCTGATCCTCCACCTCTGTCATCACCTG GCTCAAAGGATGGTGGTACTAGCGTACTAAGCTCCTCGATTACTACTCCTACTGGAactcaaaaagttattcaacGACGCAAAAAACCTAAGCGAAGGTCCACTGGAGTTGTTCATTTAGATATTGGAGATCTCGATAATGAAGAAGAAGGAGACGAATCTGAAACGGAAGATGAGATGGAG GCTGCACCTTCCTTGACGCTGGCCTCATTAGAACGAGAAGTTAATGGATTACAAGTAGCGGCTgaagaagatgaaaaattaattgttctCAGAAAAGATGATTTAAATTCTCTGTTGACTGCTAAGCCTACTCTACTGATAGGAAAGGAACTT AATCTCTCAGGAGACGCAAAAACATCATCATTTGGTGGAGGAGCCTCTGGGAACAACCCTTCGTCTTCTTCCAACAACAAATATCTCCATCCTAATAACGCTCATCAACCAACTTCAGGTTACCATAATAAATCTATGGAAAAAGACAGTCATAACGGTGGGGACATTGACTACAAAAAG CTATGGGAAGAATCTCAATTGGATAATTCACGTTTGAGAGATGAGTTATCCAAGAGCGAGGATACGCGGGGACGTTTGGAAGGGGCTCTTCAT TCAGCATCTAAGCCCCAAATGTCTGAAActgaaaaaagagagaaaagagCTCTGGAAAAGAAACTATCCGAAATGGAGGAAGAACTTAAG CAATTGCAAAAGTTTAAGGCGGAAAATGAGAGATTAAAATCCGAAAATCGAGCCCTGAGTCGGGTTGTTTCAAAGCTGACTTCTTCTCCCGCTGCTGCGACTTCTTCTCCATCGACCAAGTCATCTTCCGCTCTATCCAAATCCTCTTAtggaaacttttaa
- the Mbs gene encoding uncharacterized protein Mbs isoform X5: MSIETRSNSALLKRAEQLKRWQESDTCRRSGEHRSTIKAKVQFTDGCVFLAACAASDKEEVRRLLARGADIDTANVDGLTALHQACIDDNLEMVEFLVERGADVNRGDNEGWTPLHATASCGFLSIAKYLLEHKCNVAAVNNDGELAIDISESDEMEELLQNEIDTRSIDCDASRVVEECMMFEDATKWVESDKFGDVPHQKTGATSLHVAAAKGYIKVIGLLLECNAPINIQDYDGWTPLHAAAHWSQREAIDLLCKNHADMDIKNYVGQTCFDVADPDVLKFLEDLKRKQASMQKDRPDFRNLANRPSTTTTSSLAHSGGRRSINLVTNNNNNNIVNSNNRNIKIIADDNSDRSSITRLSIDDKELRLKKDSSYERDSLRGSSLVSETIQESNKSNAESDSDVGRKNRANLSDNNSLPKITLSKDDSSNKVPGYSPPHPAESDKKKPISSSPSESSDDVHPWRRPVSLRSRPVSSTLNSKKDDSSDSEVPLRRIHSFESDEKFYTRLTELREKIRSNHTSSEAASSSSSSNISNPSSTSNEQTPPYRSTTTTTSTNSSSSYRYLNTTPCSSSSSSTTNFSSLPRTYGYHRNLPSLPECSKYSPTNAGSSGSLIRSSSLRDNSVAYTPVPFRQSTQEDESPPSTSQLNTLNNNNIDNNILNDNNNNNQNNSNNFNNHNNNKNNTRLQRRHQNMSTDDDDVSSSKSHTSSSTETPALISDKKINDFTSPHSRPTTLSVGRSLLWKRYEPDGGNRVKSDSSLANNSLSSKHQPPQSHVRRSFVPPVRDEESETQRKAHAKRVRETRRSTQGVTLEDLKSAEQLVKKKQQQENQIRTSELQQLAAAASGGVGSTATTTVTTSATLVTSGGSSPASTPSSTSSAYDRKPSWRLRSSEGANDRNRFRLEDAGPSETLNALRKSSKIEGKGPPPLPSSDPPPLSSPGSKDGGTSVLSSSITTPTGTQKVIQRRKKPKRRSTGVVHLDIGDLDNEEEGDESETEDEMENLSGDAKTSSFGGGASGNNPSSSSNNKYLHPNNAHQPTSGYHNKSMEKDSHNGGDIDYKKLWEESQLDNSRLRDELSKSEDTRGRLEGALHSASKPQMSETEKREKRALEKKLSEMEEELKQLQKFKAENERLKSENRALSRVVSKLTSSPAAATSSPSTKSSSALSKSSYGNF, translated from the exons ATGTCGATCGAGACACGTAGTAATTCTGCGCTGTTGAAGCGAGCGGAGCAGCTAAAGCGGTGGCAAGAGAGCGATACATGTCGAAGGAGTGGAGAACATCGATCCACTATTAAAGCTAAAGTTCAGTTTACAGATGGTTGTGTCTTCCTCGCTGCATGTGCTGCTTCAGACAAGGAAGAAGTTCGGCGCTTGCTCGCTCGGGGGGCGGATATCGATACTGCCAACGTCGATGGACTCACTGCTTTGCATCAG GCTTGTATTGATGACAATCTGGAAATGGTTGAATTCCTTGTTGAGAGAGGTGCTGACGTAAATCGAGGTGATAACGAAGGATGGACCCCTCTTCATGCGACAGCTTCTTGCGGATTTCTTAGCATTGCAAA GTACTTATTAGAACACAAATGTAATGTAGCAGCAGTGAACAATGACGGAGAGTTGGCCATCGATATATCTGAATCAGATGAAATGGAGGAATTACTCCAAAACGAAATTGACACTCGAAGCATCGATTGTGATGCATCTCGCGTCGTAGAAGAGTGTATGATGTTTGAAGATGCCACTAAATGGGTTGAATCTGATAAATTTGGAGATGTGCCTCATCAAAAGACAGGTGCTACATCTCTTCATGTTGCCGCTGCCAAAGGCTATATTAAAGTTATAGG GTTACTACTCGAATGTAACGCTCCGATCAACATTCAGGATTATGATGGGTGGACACCATTACATGCAGCAGCACATTGGTCTCAAAGAGAAGCCATTGATTTATTATGCAAGAATCACGCTGATATGGATATTAAAAACTACGTCGGGCAGACTTGTTTTGATGTTGCTGACCCTGATGTCTTAAAATTTCTGGAAgacttgaaaagaaaacaagCTTCTATGCAAAAAGATCGTCCTGATTTCAGAAACCTGGCCAACCGTCCATCAACTACTACCACGTCCAGCCTTGCCCATTCAGGAGGGAGGAGGAG CATCAATCTCGTcacaaacaacaacaacaacaacatcgTTAATTCTAATAACcgaaatattaagataattgcTGATGATAATAGTGATAG GTCCTCCATTACACGGCTTTCAATTGATGATAAGGAACTCAGATTAAAGAAAGATTCGAGTTATGAAAGGGATTCACTTAGAGGATCATCCCTTGTCTCAGAAACTATTCAAGAATCAAATAAATCCAATGCAGAGTCAGATTCAGATGTTG GTCGTAAAAACCGAGCAAATCTATCTGATAATAACAGCCtcccaaaaattacattatctAAAGATGATTCCTCTAATAAAGTTCCAGGCTATTCTCCGCCCCATCCAGCTGAATCTGATAAGAAAAAACCTATATCTTCCTCTCCTTCTGAATCTTCAGACGATGTTCATCCATGGAGACGACCAGTTTCCCTCCGATCTCGTCCAGTTTCTTCAACATTAAACAGCAAAAAGGATGATAGTTCTGATTCAGAAGTTCCGCTTCGAAGAATTCATAGTTTTGAATCGGATGAGAA attttacaCAAGACTAACGgaattaagagaaaaaattcGTTCAAATCATACCTCCTCCGAAGCAGCATCATCTAGCAGCAGCAGCAACATCAGCAATCCGTCATCAACCTCAAATGAGCAAACTCCTCCTTACAGATCTACAACTACTACTACTTCTACTAATAGCAGTAGTAGTTACCGGTATCTAAACACAACCCCTTGTTCTAGTTCTAGTTCCTCAACTACAAATTTTTCGTCTTTGCCACGCACGTATGGCTATCATCGTAACCTTCCTTCATTACCTGAATGTTCTAAATATAGCCCTACTAACGCCGGATCCTCAGGATCTCTGATTCGCTCTTCTTCCCTCCGTGATAATTCGGTTGCTTACACCCCTGTGCCTTTTCGCCAATCGACCCAAGAAGATGAATCTCCTCCTTCGACTAGTCAACTTAATACTCTTAACAACAACAATATCGACAATAACATTCTTAatgacaataacaataataatcaaaataatagtaataattttaataaccacaataataacaaaaacaacactCGATTGCAAAGACGACACCAAAATATGTCGACTGATGATGATGATGTCAGTTCTTCAAAAAGTCATACTAGTTCTAGTACTGAGACTCCTGCTTTAATatcagacaaaaaaatcaatgactTTACCTCTCCGCACTCACGACCAACGACACTTTCAGTTGGAAGAAGTCTTTTATG gaaaCGCTATGAACCAGATGGAGGAAACAGAGTAAAAAGCGATTCCTCGTTGGCAAATAACAGTCTATCATCAAAACATCAACCTCCTCAATCTCATGTCAGAAG ATCTTTTGTGCCTCCAGTACGTGATGAAGAATCCGAGACACAAAGAAAGGCTCATGCTAAACGAGTTCGAGAGACCCGTCGTTCAACACAAGGAGTAACCTTAGAAGATTTGAAATCTGCCGAACAACTTGTCAAAAAGAAGCAACAACAAGAAAATCAAATACGAACGAGTGAACTTCAACAATTGGCTGCAGCAGCCTCAGGAGGAGTTGGTTCTACTGCAACAACAACCGTTACAACCTCTGCAACTTTAGTAACTTCAGGAGGTAGTTCCCCGGCTTCAACGCCATCTTCTACTTCTTCTGCTTATGATAGAAAACCGTCCTGGAGACTGAGATCATCCGAAGGTGCTAATGACAGGAATAGg TTCCGATTAGAAGATGCAGGTCCTAGCGAAACATTAAATGCGTTGAGGAAGTCCTCTAAAATTGAAGGAAAGGGCCCTCCTCCTTTACCTTCTTCTGATCCTCCACCTCTGTCATCACCTG GCTCAAAGGATGGTGGTACTAGCGTACTAAGCTCCTCGATTACTACTCCTACTGGAactcaaaaagttattcaacGACGCAAAAAACCTAAGCGAAGGTCCACTGGAGTTGTTCATTTAGATATTGGAGATCTCGATAATGAAGAAGAAGGAGACGAATCTGAAACGGAAGATGAGATGGAG AATCTCTCAGGAGACGCAAAAACATCATCATTTGGTGGAGGAGCCTCTGGGAACAACCCTTCGTCTTCTTCCAACAACAAATATCTCCATCCTAATAACGCTCATCAACCAACTTCAGGTTACCATAATAAATCTATGGAAAAAGACAGTCATAACGGTGGGGACATTGACTACAAAAAG CTATGGGAAGAATCTCAATTGGATAATTCACGTTTGAGAGATGAGTTATCCAAGAGCGAGGATACGCGGGGACGTTTGGAAGGGGCTCTTCAT TCAGCATCTAAGCCCCAAATGTCTGAAActgaaaaaagagagaaaagagCTCTGGAAAAGAAACTATCCGAAATGGAGGAAGAACTTAAG CAATTGCAAAAGTTTAAGGCGGAAAATGAGAGATTAAAATCCGAAAATCGAGCCCTGAGTCGGGTTGTTTCAAAGCTGACTTCTTCTCCCGCTGCTGCGACTTCTTCTCCATCGACCAAGTCATCTTCCGCTCTATCCAAATCCTCTTAtggaaacttttaa